Proteins from a single region of Butyrivibrio fibrisolvens:
- a CDS encoding transposase: MSFALQVKDSLLNIISNMSKDAGKFSINPDKFFSRNRKLDFSSLIHLMLSMEAGTIKDELLNYFSFQVNTPTNSAFIQQRCKLSTDALPFLSHTFNDLYPYKLYKGKYLLLAADGSSFTFTRNPKDEESYFPPDGKTTNGYNQIHIIPLFELLSKRYTDCIVQPIRKKNEFQALCDLIDRHHYVPDQKPIFIADRGFHSFNVFAHAIEHNAYFLIRATDIKTQRLLGADYIFTEDGFDISINRILTRSQSKKKRQHPELSEQYKYICPEVKFDYITPSERSEYQLSLRVLRFKISENIYENIITNLPVDKFSMEEIKYLYNLRWPVMLISA; the protein is encoded by the coding sequence ATGTCATTTGCTCTACAAGTCAAAGATTCGCTACTTAATATTATTTCTAACATGTCAAAAGATGCAGGAAAGTTTTCTATTAATCCTGACAAGTTTTTTTCTAGAAACAGAAAGCTTGATTTTTCTTCCTTAATTCATCTTATGTTATCAATGGAGGCGGGAACTATTAAAGATGAGCTTCTTAATTATTTTTCATTTCAAGTAAATACACCGACTAACTCTGCATTTATACAACAACGATGTAAATTGTCTACAGATGCTTTACCTTTTTTGTCACATACATTCAATGATTTATACCCATACAAACTTTATAAGGGTAAATATCTTCTTTTAGCTGCCGATGGTTCTTCTTTCACCTTTACCAGAAATCCAAAGGATGAAGAGTCATATTTCCCACCAGATGGTAAAACTACAAATGGTTATAATCAAATACATATAATTCCACTGTTTGAGCTGTTATCAAAACGCTATACCGATTGTATTGTGCAACCAATCAGAAAGAAAAATGAGTTTCAAGCCTTATGTGATCTTATTGATCGCCATCACTATGTCCCTGATCAAAAACCTATATTTATAGCAGATCGAGGATTCCATTCTTTTAATGTATTCGCGCACGCAATTGAACATAATGCATATTTCCTTATTCGTGCCACTGACATAAAGACTCAAAGACTTCTTGGTGCAGATTATATTTTTACTGAAGATGGCTTCGATATTTCTATCAATCGTATACTTACCCGGAGTCAATCTAAAAAGAAACGCCAACATCCAGAATTGTCCGAACAGTACAAATATATATGTCCAGAAGTAAAATTCGATTACATTACTCCAAGCGAGCGGAGTGAGTATCAATTATCTCTCCGTGTTCTCCGATTTAAAATCTCTGAAAATATATATGAAAACATTATTACCAATCTTCCGGTTGATAAGTTCTCAATGGAGGAAATCAAATATCTATACAATCTCAGATGGCCAGTTATGCTGATATCGGCATAA